The Pseudomonadota bacterium genome includes the window CGATGGTTTGACCGGGATTGAGGCACAAAAACGACTTCAAACCTTTGGCCCTAATACCCTGAAACCAAAGAAGAGGAAAGATTCACTTGCACTTATCCTTGCACAGTTCAAAAGCCCGATCATTATAATACTACTTTTTGCGACTGGACTCTCCTTTATACTTCATGATGTAACCGATGCATTGATCATACTGGCAATAATCCTGGTTAGCGGCCTGCTTGGATTCTTCCAGGAACGTGGAGCGGTTAATGCTGTTCAGAAACTCCTTTCCATTGTCCAGGTCAGAACAATGACACTTCGTGACGGAGATTTCATGGATGTGCCAATCGAAGAAGTGGTACCGGGCGATATAATCAAATTAAACGCTGGAGATATTATCCCTGGTGACTGTATGATCATTGAATCCAAGGACCTTTTTCTTGACGAAGCAACATTGACAGGAGAGACCTACCCGGTGGAAAAGGAAACAGGGATCCTCAACGAGGCAGCCCCTCTCAACCGGAGAACAAACACGCTTTTCATGGGTACCCATGTTGTGAGCGGCGACGGAAAGGCGGTTGTTGTTCATACCGGGAAGGATACGGAGTTTGGAAAGATATCTGAACAGCTTAAATTCAGGCCGCCAGAGACGGAATTTGAACATGGTGTCAGTCATTTTGGCTACCTCCTGTTAGAGGTTACCATGATACTGATAATATTGATCTTTACTATCAACGTATATTTCCACCGGCCAGTGCTGGAATCGTTCCTTTTTTCCCTTGCCCTTGCGGTAGGGCTCACGCCTCAGCTTCTACCGGCAATTATCAGTATCAACCTTGCCCACGGTGCAAAACGGATGGCTGGCCAGAAGGTTATCGTAAAACGGCTTGCATCGATTGAGAACTTCGGAAGCATGAATATCCTCTGTTCCGATAAAACCGGCACCTTAACCGAGGGCCTGGTACAATTGCACACTGTCCTCGATATAGAGGGCCGGGAGAACGAAAAGGCCCTTCTCTACGCATATATCAATGCATACTATGAAACAGGCTTTACAAATCCTCTTGATGAAGCAATCCGCCAATATCGGCAGTTCGACCTTTCACATATGAGCAAGCTTAACGAAGTGCCCTACGATTTTATCCGCAAGCGCCTTACCATACTTGTGGATAATGACAATGCTCATCTCATGGTAACAAAAGGTGCACTTTCAAATGTACTCGCTGTTTGCTCCACCGTTGAAATTTCCGGGGGGGAGGTTGCTGATATAGGAACATTTCAGGAGAAAATCAATCAGCAGTTCATTGACCTAAGCAATAAGGGTTTCAGGACTCTTGGCCTCGCATATAAGGATATGGGTTCTCAATCTTCTATGACAAAAGATGATGAGATGCACATGACCTTTCTTGGTTTCCTCGTTTTCTTTGACCCTATCAAGGAGGGTATCATCGAAGTTATCAAAATCCTTAAAGAATCCGGTGTCACGCTGAAAGTCATTACCGGAGATAGCGAGCTTGTTGCCGCCAGTGTAACTGAGCGTATGAATTTCCCGAACCGTAGTATACTGAACGGTTCCAGTATTCGTGAAATGAGTAATGAAGCACTGATGAAAAAGGTCAACAGCGTAGATATCTTTGCTGAGATTGAGCCGAATCAAAAAGAGCGTATCATCCTTGCTTTGAGGAAATCGGGAAATGTAGTCGGATACATGGGAGACGGCATCAATGACGCATCGGCATTACATGCTGCAGATGTAGGAATTTCGGTAAACAGCGCGGTAGATGTGGCTAAGGAAGTGGCCGATATCGTACTTCTCGAAAAAGACCTCCGTGTTCTGGCAAATGGTGTACTGGAGGGCAGGAAAACTTTCGCAAATACGCTTAAGTATGTCTTTATGGCTACAAGCGCCAACTTCGGCAACATGTTCAGCATGGCAGGGGCCTCACTTTTTCTTTCTTTCCTTCCTCTACTTCCAAAACAGATTCTATTCACGAACCTATTGACTGATTTTCCTGAGATGACAATTGCCACCGACAGCGTTGACCAGGAGATGCTCAATCAGCCCCGTAAATGGAACATCAAGTTCATCCGTAACTTTATGCTTGTTTTCGGTTTACTTAGCTCTGTTTTTGACTATCTTACCTTTGGCGTCCTTCTTCTTGTTCTCAATGCATCGGTCGAAGAATTCAGGACCGGCTGGTTCATGGAATCCGTTATTTCTGCTTCAATGATCGTGCTGGTCATACGAACCCGGGGACCTTTCCTGAAAAGTAGGCCGGGTAAGGCTTTATTGACTGCCACTTTCCTTGTCGCCGTGGTTACAATCCTTTTCCCTTATACACCTATGGGAACGCTCTTTGGATTTGCACCTATACCGCTGCCATACATTTTGACGCTCCTTCTTATTGTCGTGCTCTATATCATTTCAGCAGAGGTAGCAAAAAGGTTCTTCTATAAATGGGCAAAGTTATGATGAAAGACCGGCCTTGAAAACAGGAGATTATATAATGTCTTTGCACCAGCAGTTACTCGAAATCTTATCACAACGTCTTGATTTTTCAGTCTGTGAATGTTACTGTTATCATTGTTAATACTATTATTCTATTGATTATCGGAAGGTGCTCTGTATGAAGAAATTTAAGGTTCTTGTCACGGATAATATTTCAAAGAAAGGTGTCAATATACTGGAACGTGAAGGCAATACCGAAGTTGATATAAAAGCCGGCATCAAGGCAGATGAACTCAAAAAGATTATCGGTGAATATGATGCTATTGTTACGCGAAGCGGAACAAACGTTACTGAAAGCTTGTTGGAAACCCCGGGTAAACTGAGGATTATAGGAAGAGCAGGCGTTGGTGTTGATAATATAGATATTGAAGCTGCGAGCAAAAAAGGTATTATTGTTATCAATGCTCCCACCGGAAATACCCTTGCAGCAACTGAGTTGACAATGGGACATATCCTGGGCGCTGCAAGGAAGATACCCCTTGCAAATAGTTCCCTTAAATCAGGCAAGTGGGACAGAAAAAGTTTGGGTGTAGAACTTTATAATAAAGTGCTTGGTATTGTGGGACTGGGCAGGATTGGAAGTAACATTGCCATAAGAGCTAAAAGTTTCGGCATGAAGATAATCTCCTATGACCCTTACATCAAAAGGAGCAAAGCCGATGCCCTTGGGGTGACACTATACGATAAGCTGGATGATTTACTCAAGGAAGTTGATATAATTACATTCCATACCCCTTTGACGCCTGTTACAAAAAACATGATTACCGCCAGAGAGATAGCCTTGATGAAAGACGGTGTCATTATTGTTAACTGTGCAAGAGGTGGAATAGTAAATGAAGATGATCTGTATAATGCCTTAAAATCAGGGAAGATATTTAGTGCCGGTATAGATGTTTTTGTAAAAGAGCCTCCCGATAACAGCAAACTGTTGGAGTTGGAAAATCTATTTGTAACGCCGCATATCGGGGCCAATACAACAGAGGGACAGGAGGCGGTTTCTGTAATCATAGCCGAACAGGTTCTAAATGCCCTGAATAACAGACCATGTCTTAATGCTATCAACATACCATTCATGAAATCACAGCTTCCGGAAACTATGCAGCTATATTTTAACCTTACCGAAAAGATGGGAAAATTTGCTGCTCAGATTTCAGAAGGAAGACCTGAAATGATAAAGATTATCATGGTCGGTAAAAGCTTCGAGGAAGACCTTTGTGAAAGAAGATTTGATGTTCCCTTCAGCTACCAGCCTTTTACCATTGCAGGTCTCAAAGGGTTTTTTGAAGTAAACCATAAGGGGGCTGCTACCTATATTAATGCTCCATATCTGGCAAAAGATGGAAATATTTTTATAGAGGAGACAAAGGCATCACAGTTTGATAAATTCAATGATCTTATTTTATTTATCATCAAGACCGATAAAGGTGAAACATCAATCGGCGGAACGGTGTTCCCGGATAAACTGGGAAGAATTGTTTTACTTGACCGCTTTCATCTTGATATGGTGCCGGAAGGTGCCTTTATACAATTCAGAATTTTTGACAAACCCGGTATTGTCGGAAAAGTAGGAACAATACTAGGCAATAACAATATCAATATTTCAGGTTTTGGTATGTCCAGGCAAAAAAGCGGGGAAGAGGTTGCCTTTGTTTCTGTGGATGACCATATTAGCAGTGAAGTGCTTGATGAGATTTTGCGCATAGATGGGATGATTGAAGCAAAGGTTATATATTTATAGATTCTCAATCTTATAGTAGTTTTAAAATAACAGCAAAATGTATTTCCATAGGAGATAAATGAAATATCAAACCGGTGAAGTCGGCAGGGTCATTGTTGCGAAGTTTGAAGATAGCGACGATATTATTAACAATATTATAGGCATTGCGAAAAAGGAAGTAATCAAAGCAGGCATTTTTTATCTTCTTGGCGGCATGAAGAATGCTAAGATTGTAGTAGGTCCTGAAAAAGATGAACTCCCGCCCATACCGGTATGGCGCGAGATGAAAGAAAGTCATGAGATTATCGGAATCGGAACAATTTTCTGGCATGAAGAAGAACCGAAGATACATTTTCATGGGGCCTATGGCAAGCATGACAAAGTTAAGGTCGGGTGTCTCCGTGAGATGGCTGATACGTTTATTGTGCTTGAGTGTATCATTCTTGAAATAAAAGGGATAGATGCAATAAGGAAGCTTGATCCTGCTTCAGGGATGGTGCTTCTCGATCTTCCGTAATTATTTATTTGTTTTTTTAGACACCGGAAACACCTCGATGGCAGATTTTCCTTCTAATGGACATTTATTTTCACAAATTCCGCACCCTATGCATAATTGGTCTGCAATATATGGTCTTTTCAGGACGGTCCTTTTACCTTCGTAATTCTTTTCTGTGAATAACTCAAATTTTATTGCCTTTTCCGGAACCGGACAATGTTCTTCGCAGACGATGCAATTGATCTTTTTTGCATAAGGGAGACAGTGGTTTTTGTCAATTACGGCAGTGCCTATAACGCTTTTTTTCTTTTGTTCCAAGGGAAGATTCGGGATGGCCCCTGTGGGGCAGACCTGGCCGCAGAGGTTGCAGTTGTATTCGCAATATCCAAGACGGGGTATAAGAACTGGCATAAAAATCCCGTAAATGCCTGTCTGAAATAGGGCAGGGTACAGAGCATTTCTCAGGCAGACCTTGATACATTCGCCGCATCTCACGCATTTTTTAAGAAATTCACCATCATTAAGCACCCCGGGAGGCCGCAGGGATTTATCCTGTATGGATGGGAAGTGAAAGGAGAAAACTCTTGAAACAAAAAAACCTGACAGCATTCCTCCCAGAAAGACCCTTCTGCCTGCTGAAACAGGTGCTTTCATTAATTTGGACGTAGCTTTGGCAGAGGTTGCCCTGGCGAAGGGTAGTTTCATGGCAAAATTTACCCTTTTAAAATTGCATTTGAGACGGCAATCCATGCAGAGAATACAGTCCTGTTTCTGTAGTGTGTCTTCATCGAAACCTGTGGGGCAGGTTGTTTTGCAAGTTTGGCAATCACGGCAGATATGTGACGGGATCCTTTTGAATATGGAAAGTCTGCCCAAAAGACCCAGAAGTGTTCCAAGGGGGCACAAATTTTTACACCAGTTCCTTTTTTCGTATCTTTCGAGGAAAATAATAAACAGAAAAAACATGAAAGAGATAAAGGCAAGGGGGTAAAAGGTTTCTCTGAAAGGCAGGATATAGTCCTTTAAAAAAGCATATACTGGTGCTGCATAATCACGATTTTCCCCTGCTATATGATATAAACCAGACCATCCTGCTTTTACAGAGTATCCCAGTAGAGGATGAAGAAAGAATGTCATGGCTCTTACGAGTATGGCAATAGGGTCAAAAATCCCTGCGATATTCACATTAAAAAATGCAGCAGATAGAAGTGTAAAAAGGAAAAAATACTTGAAATTTGTCTTCAAAATTCCGACAGGCATTGTTTTTTTAATTTTATTGGTAATCAGGTCAATAATTGTGCCCAAAGGACATATCCATCCGCAGAAAAATCTGCCGAGTAATGTTGAAAAAATCAACATTAATACCCCTGGGAAGAGAAGCAGCGTAAATGTCTTGGCGGCAAGTAGAAAGCTTAAGACAATAAGAGGGTTAGCCCTGAAAAAACTATTAACAGCAAAGGATATCTCATCCTTCCCTCTATATTCTGTATTAACAAAAAAGATCAGGAATATCGCAAGGAAGATTAACTGAGATATACGGGAAGTTGTTATTTTCATATATTAAAAGTGATGTTCATTTTTACCCTTTTAATATCCTTACCTTACTAAGGTTAATTTCTCCCAGACCTCTTCTGTGCGCAGAAACAGTGGTTGATATATCATGTGGGTTAAGACCAAAGAGGGTTGTGGCATATGCATCGGCCGAGACAATATCTGCAGAGGCAACGACCGTATTCAGCACCCTTACATCTTTAAGGTTCCCGCCCTGTGGTCCATGATTTAAGAGAATACGCGTTGCATCAATGATTGTCAGATGACTTTTCATAAAGACATTAACATCAGAAAGGGCTTCATCTATATTTCTGTGGATGTATCCTCTGTTGCCACCCATGATGCCCATGATGTTTTTTAAGCCAAGAGTGAGACGAGTAAGACTATGATGTTTTGCTATGGGTACATTGATAAAAACATCGGCAAGAAGAGCTTCGTCGTATAGTTCCCATTCTTTAAGAAAAATGCCGTTAATTTTTGTGTTTTTAAAACGTTCGCTTTCAATGTGCTTTAGCTCAACATTTGTTAATCCCCTTAACGTTGCTTGAATACCACTGTTTTCGTAACACCTTCTTGCATCATTACAGGTGTTGTCAAAAATCTTAACTTTTTTTGCCCCGGCTTCCAGACAATCTTCAACTATAGCCTTTACAACTGCAGGATGCGTGGTTGCGCCATATTCCGGCTTTCTGTCCCATCCTATGTTCGGTTTTACAACGACTATATTGCCCTTTTTTACAAATTTGCGGATGCCGCCCAATCCCGCAATGGCGTTCCTTGTTGTGGCTGCATAATCCTTGCCTTCTGCAACCCCCAGAACAGAGGGCTCCTTTGCAAAGATGTTTTTGTGAAATCCGGCTAAAAGTAAAGATGATGCAGTAAACTTCAAAAAATCTCTTCTTTTCATAGAGATAATTTTAACTATTCTATGTGGTTTGTCAATGGACATGATATAATTAATATATGGACAGGCGCAATTTCATAAAGTTTCTATCTGTTCTTGGTATTGGCTTTATACTTCCCCACTCTACGCTTTCTGCAAAGGAGGTTGAGAAGATATTGGAGAACGAGGACAGAGAAGGATTTTATATAAGGTTTTATAAGCCCTTTAAACCTGTTGATCATAATAAATGGACTTTAAAAGTCGGTGGTTTGTGTGAAAATCCAAGGACATTAAACCTTTCCAATATTAAAGAACTCAGGAAAGAAACTCAAGTTTCGCGGATGACATGCGTTGAATCATGGTCGAGCAAGGCAAAGTGGGGAGGCTTCAGCCCGAAAACACTTTTTGATATTGTAAGGCCTGGAAAGGAAGCAAGATTTGTATATTTTTATTCGGCAGATGATTATTATGAATATATTTCGCTTGATGACCTTTTAAAGAAAAGGGTGCTTTTTGTCTATGAGATGAACGATAAATTTCTCCCCGATATACATGGGGGTCCGCTTAGGCTGATAATGCC containing:
- a CDS encoding DUF362 domain-containing protein, encoding MKRRDFLKFTASSLLLAGFHKNIFAKEPSVLGVAEGKDYAATTRNAIAGLGGIRKFVKKGNIVVVKPNIGWDRKPEYGATTHPAVVKAIVEDCLEAGAKKVKIFDNTCNDARRCYENSGIQATLRGLTNVELKHIESERFKNTKINGIFLKEWELYDEALLADVFINVPIAKHHSLTRLTLGLKNIMGIMGGNRGYIHRNIDEALSDVNVFMKSHLTIIDATRILLNHGPQGGNLKDVRVLNTVVASADIVSADAYATTLFGLNPHDISTTVSAHRRGLGEINLSKVRILKG
- a CDS encoding molybdopterin-dependent oxidoreductase, with the protein product MDRRNFIKFLSVLGIGFILPHSTLSAKEVEKILENEDREGFYIRFYKPFKPVDHNKWTLKVGGLCENPRTLNLSNIKELRKETQVSRMTCVESWSSKAKWGGFSPKTLFDIVRPGKEARFVYFYSADDYYEYISLDDLLKKRVLFVYEMNDKFLPDIHGGPLRLIMPFKYGYKSIKTIVKVDFVKNEGTGYWSNYGYSRDATIKKGEDHALDLREYKILKNEGEPDY
- a CDS encoding 4Fe-4S binding protein, which produces MKITTSRISQLIFLAIFLIFFVNTEYRGKDEISFAVNSFFRANPLIVLSFLLAAKTFTLLLFPGVLMLIFSTLLGRFFCGWICPLGTIIDLITNKIKKTMPVGILKTNFKYFFLFTLLSAAFFNVNIAGIFDPIAILVRAMTFFLHPLLGYSVKAGWSGLYHIAGENRDYAAPVYAFLKDYILPFRETFYPLAFISFMFFLFIIFLERYEKRNWCKNLCPLGTLLGLLGRLSIFKRIPSHICRDCQTCKTTCPTGFDEDTLQKQDCILCMDCRLKCNFKRVNFAMKLPFARATSAKATSKLMKAPVSAGRRVFLGGMLSGFFVSRVFSFHFPSIQDKSLRPPGVLNDGEFLKKCVRCGECIKVCLRNALYPALFQTGIYGIFMPVLIPRLGYCEYNCNLCGQVCPTGAIPNLPLEQKKKSVIGTAVIDKNHCLPYAKKINCIVCEEHCPVPEKAIKFELFTEKNYEGKRTVLKRPYIADQLCIGCGICENKCPLEGKSAIEVFPVSKKTNK
- the serA gene encoding phosphoglycerate dehydrogenase yields the protein MKKFKVLVTDNISKKGVNILEREGNTEVDIKAGIKADELKKIIGEYDAIVTRSGTNVTESLLETPGKLRIIGRAGVGVDNIDIEAASKKGIIVINAPTGNTLAATELTMGHILGAARKIPLANSSLKSGKWDRKSLGVELYNKVLGIVGLGRIGSNIAIRAKSFGMKIISYDPYIKRSKADALGVTLYDKLDDLLKEVDIITFHTPLTPVTKNMITAREIALMKDGVIIVNCARGGIVNEDDLYNALKSGKIFSAGIDVFVKEPPDNSKLLELENLFVTPHIGANTTEGQEAVSVIIAEQVLNALNNRPCLNAINIPFMKSQLPETMQLYFNLTEKMGKFAAQISEGRPEMIKIIMVGKSFEEDLCERRFDVPFSYQPFTIAGLKGFFEVNHKGAATYINAPYLAKDGNIFIEETKASQFDKFNDLILFIIKTDKGETSIGGTVFPDKLGRIVLLDRFHLDMVPEGAFIQFRIFDKPGIVGKVGTILGNNNINISGFGMSRQKSGEEVAFVSVDDHISSEVLDEILRIDGMIEAKVIYL
- a CDS encoding DUF296 domain-containing protein — protein: MKYQTGEVGRVIVAKFEDSDDIINNIIGIAKKEVIKAGIFYLLGGMKNAKIVVGPEKDELPPIPVWREMKESHEIIGIGTIFWHEEEPKIHFHGAYGKHDKVKVGCLREMADTFIVLECIILEIKGIDAIRKLDPASGMVLLDLP
- the mgtA gene encoding magnesium-translocating P-type ATPase, with the protein product MIKSINELYAFWALSPNTLLTRLQATIDGLTGIEAQKRLQTFGPNTLKPKKRKDSLALILAQFKSPIIIILLFATGLSFILHDVTDALIILAIILVSGLLGFFQERGAVNAVQKLLSIVQVRTMTLRDGDFMDVPIEEVVPGDIIKLNAGDIIPGDCMIIESKDLFLDEATLTGETYPVEKETGILNEAAPLNRRTNTLFMGTHVVSGDGKAVVVHTGKDTEFGKISEQLKFRPPETEFEHGVSHFGYLLLEVTMILIILIFTINVYFHRPVLESFLFSLALAVGLTPQLLPAIISINLAHGAKRMAGQKVIVKRLASIENFGSMNILCSDKTGTLTEGLVQLHTVLDIEGRENEKALLYAYINAYYETGFTNPLDEAIRQYRQFDLSHMSKLNEVPYDFIRKRLTILVDNDNAHLMVTKGALSNVLAVCSTVEISGGEVADIGTFQEKINQQFIDLSNKGFRTLGLAYKDMGSQSSMTKDDEMHMTFLGFLVFFDPIKEGIIEVIKILKESGVTLKVITGDSELVAASVTERMNFPNRSILNGSSIREMSNEALMKKVNSVDIFAEIEPNQKERIILALRKSGNVVGYMGDGINDASALHAADVGISVNSAVDVAKEVADIVLLEKDLRVLANGVLEGRKTFANTLKYVFMATSANFGNMFSMAGASLFLSFLPLLPKQILFTNLLTDFPEMTIATDSVDQEMLNQPRKWNIKFIRNFMLVFGLLSSVFDYLTFGVLLLVLNASVEEFRTGWFMESVISASMIVLVIRTRGPFLKSRPGKALLTATFLVAVVTILFPYTPMGTLFGFAPIPLPYILTLLLIVVLYIISAEVAKRFFYKWAKL